A single Spartinivicinus poritis DNA region contains:
- a CDS encoding M3 family metallopeptidase — MKKTVKLSLPLLLMMGCASLSAEETAEENAALEAIQTFCSSKLAENRRLYNQLKAIEGEKTISSFLVPYNQLEVKMTDSYAHAQLYGATHPNADVRNYANNCVKDFASLSNEISLSQEVYNALLAVDISTADDETKRYHAILVNRFKLSGVDKDAGTRARIKNILKEIAATGLQFNKNIREDVKVLLLDSVDQLQGLPQDYIDSHQPGDDGKIRVTTQYTDYKPFMRYAESDDLRKQLFLKYNQRGYPANVAVLTQLVQKRHELAQLLGYESFAEYITSDKMAGNPTRVTKLVEDVAKLAKPGKEKDYQKMLAFLQKTDSDAEKVNPWQDTYLADKIKTTEFNLDSKQVREYFSYPKVRDGLFKIVQDLFQVRIQRREGVATWHDSVEAYEMYDGEKLIGRFFLDMHPRDGKYKHAAQFPYKTGITGQQVPEAVLVCNFPKDGKALMLHSQVRTFFHEFGHLIHTLFSGEHQWAGISGIKTERDFAEAPSQMLEEWIWDKDVLQTFAKNEQDEIIPDTLVAKMNQARSFKLGMDTMQQLYYGALSLNLYNQNPADYNIAQLNQTLANKYSPYGYIDGTHLYTWFGHLNGYSAMYYTYQWSKAIAADMLTKFKAEGLTNTQVAAEYREKVLSQGGAKPAARLVQDFLGREYNFEAYANQLNASQD, encoded by the coding sequence ATGAAAAAAACTGTAAAACTATCACTACCACTTTTACTGATGATGGGTTGTGCCAGCCTGTCGGCTGAAGAAACAGCGGAAGAAAATGCTGCACTTGAAGCGATTCAAACTTTTTGTAGTAGCAAACTAGCTGAAAATAGACGTTTATATAATCAATTGAAAGCCATTGAAGGCGAAAAAACAATTAGCAGTTTTTTAGTGCCATATAACCAGCTTGAAGTAAAAATGACGGATAGTTATGCACATGCTCAACTGTATGGTGCAACTCACCCCAATGCTGATGTAAGAAACTATGCAAATAATTGTGTAAAGGATTTTGCCAGCTTGTCAAATGAAATATCATTATCTCAAGAGGTTTATAATGCTTTATTAGCAGTAGATATTTCTACGGCAGATGATGAAACTAAACGCTATCATGCTATTTTAGTGAATAGATTTAAGCTGTCTGGGGTTGATAAAGATGCAGGCACAAGAGCAAGAATAAAAAATATATTAAAAGAAATCGCTGCTACAGGTTTACAATTTAATAAAAATATTCGTGAAGATGTAAAAGTTTTATTATTGGACTCAGTTGATCAGTTGCAAGGGCTACCTCAGGACTATATTGATAGTCATCAACCGGGCGATGATGGAAAAATTAGAGTCACAACCCAATACACTGACTATAAGCCATTTATGAGGTATGCGGAAAGTGATGACTTACGTAAACAGCTGTTTTTAAAATATAATCAGCGAGGATACCCTGCCAATGTTGCGGTATTAACGCAGTTGGTGCAAAAACGTCATGAGTTAGCTCAACTATTGGGTTATGAGAGTTTTGCTGAATATATCACCTCTGATAAGATGGCAGGCAATCCTACTCGGGTAACTAAGCTAGTTGAGGATGTTGCCAAATTAGCTAAACCGGGTAAAGAGAAAGACTATCAAAAAATGCTGGCGTTTCTGCAGAAAACGGATAGTGATGCAGAGAAAGTTAATCCATGGCAAGATACTTACTTAGCAGATAAAATAAAAACGACTGAGTTTAATTTAGACTCTAAACAAGTACGCGAATATTTTAGCTACCCCAAAGTACGTGATGGATTATTTAAAATAGTACAAGATTTATTTCAAGTGCGTATCCAGCGGAGAGAAGGGGTGGCCACTTGGCATGATTCTGTTGAAGCTTATGAAATGTATGATGGGGAAAAGTTAATTGGTCGCTTTTTCCTCGATATGCATCCGCGTGACGGTAAGTATAAGCATGCTGCTCAATTTCCTTATAAAACAGGTATAACAGGTCAGCAAGTGCCTGAAGCGGTGCTGGTTTGTAACTTCCCAAAGGATGGCAAAGCATTAATGCTGCATAGTCAAGTCAGAACATTTTTCCATGAGTTTGGTCACTTGATCCATACCTTATTTAGTGGTGAGCACCAATGGGCAGGTATTTCAGGTATCAAAACAGAAAGGGATTTTGCTGAAGCACCATCACAAATGCTGGAAGAGTGGATTTGGGATAAAGACGTATTACAAACGTTTGCTAAGAATGAGCAAGATGAAATCATTCCAGATACGCTTGTTGCTAAAATGAACCAGGCCAGAAGTTTTAAGCTTGGTATGGATACAATGCAACAGTTATATTATGGTGCTTTATCATTAAATTTATACAATCAAAACCCAGCAGACTACAATATTGCGCAGCTTAATCAGACGCTTGCGAATAAATATTCTCCTTACGGGTATATTGATGGTACTCACTTGTATACTTGGTTTGGCCATTTAAATGGGTATTCTGCAATGTATTATACCTACCAATGGTCTAAAGCAATTGCGGCTGACATGCTCACCAAGTTTAAGGCTGAGGGCTTAACTAACACGCAAGTGGCGGCAGAGTATAGAGAAAAAGTACTGAGTCAAGGTGGCGCTAAACCAGCGGCAAGGTTGGTTCAAGATTTCTTAGGAAGAGAATATAACTTTGAAGCCTATGCTAACCAATTAAACGCCTCTCAAGACTAA
- a CDS encoding MarR family transcriptional regulator, producing the protein MHNAFDPHEQATNLNAKIIAGLERLSTVFRAVIQQQAKANKLTPLQTQLLLFIASHREHLCTVTRLAEEFVVTKATVSDSIRVLVEKGYLTKQAKADPRTFSLGITPKGSDTISATAINSAV; encoded by the coding sequence CCTCAATGCCAAAATTATTGCAGGGCTTGAGCGCTTATCTACTGTGTTTCGGGCCGTTATTCAGCAACAGGCAAAAGCTAACAAGCTAACCCCATTACAAACACAACTTTTGTTGTTTATTGCCAGCCATCGGGAACACTTATGTACAGTGACCCGCTTGGCTGAAGAATTTGTCGTTACTAAAGCCACTGTTAGTGATTCAATCCGAGTCCTAGTTGAAAAAGGCTACCTCACCAAACAGGCAAAAGCAGATCCACGCACTTTTTCCTTAGGGATTACCCCTAAAGGTAGCGACACTATTTCAGCTACAGCAATTAACTCAGCTGTTTGA